Below is a genomic region from Telmatobacter sp. DSM 110680.
CAAAGTCGGCGCCATGGTAGAGCCCCTCACAGCGCAGATGGCGGATTATCTTGGGGTGCCAAATGGGCTGATGGTGAAGCAGGTCGTGCGCAAGAGCGAAGCTGCCGCAGCCGGGATGAAAGCCTTCGACGTAATCCTCAAGGTTGGCCCTGATAGCATTGCCACGGTTTCCGATTGGGAACGCTCCATGCGCGCTAACCAGGGGAAGGCCGTTCAGGTCACGATTCTGCGTGAAAGAAAACAGCAGACCTTGAACCTGCAGGTCGACTCGAAAAAGAAAAGCGAACTGGACTTCGACGAGATTTTCCCGGACAGCGATTGCCCCTTAATGGCATTTGCAGATCCTGACGTGGCGGGCGATCTTGTGCGGCATTTTTCCATTGATGCTTCTGCTGCGCAATCCATGCGGGAACAGGCCGAAGCATTGCAAGATCAACTTGGCGATCTGAAAGATCGCTCAGGCGTTTTTGCATTCGAGTTCAGTCCTCAGCAGGCTGAGGAATTTCGCAAGCAGGCTGAGCAGTTCCGCGATAACCTCAAAGGCCAGAATTTCGGTATCGATCAGAATCAACTGGACCAGATGCACCAGCAGATGGAGCAGTTCAATAACGACTTGTTTGGTAAGGATCAATTCAAGATCGATCCTAAGCAGATGGACGAACTGAAGAGGCAGATGCAGGAGTTCCAACGCCAGATGGAAGATCTGAAGTCTTTGGAATTCGGCCACATGGTATAGCAGTTTTCAATCTTGAAAAAAATGGCGCCGCCGGATGTTGCCGGTCGGCGCCATTTAGTTTTTGCGCAACTATATGGTTGCGCTATGTTAAGTTTGCTGCGGTGGTTGCAAGATGCACGCGGGCGTGGAGCGCGCAATTTCCCACTCTTCTTCAGTCATATCGACTGAGACATCCGCGAACAACGGCGTGCTGAGATAGCGCTCGCCAGTATCCGGCAGCATGCATAAAATTGTTGAACCCTTGGGCGCCGCGTTCGCAATTTGTAGCGCACCCGCGAACGTCCCGCCCGAAGTGATGCCAACAAAGACGCCTTCCTTCTTGGCCAGTTCCTTGCTGCACTTCATGGCATCAGCATTAGATATGCGGAGCACCTGGCTGATCGCCTTCGAAGCCATGGCATCGCCTGCAAGCTTGGCTATGAAGTCCGGGCTCCATCCCTGCATCGGATGCGGCTTCCAACTCGGATGGCCAGACTTTGCGGATCCATCCGCATTGCGCTCCTGTTCGACTCCACTCGACAGCATCGGCGCATCGTCCGGCTCGCAGACAACAATCTTCGTGTCGGGGCGCTCTTTAGCCAGTACGCGCGCAACCCCCTTCAAAGTCCCGCCAGTGCCGAACCCGGTGACCCAATAATCCAGGCGTTCGCCAGCGAAGTCTTTCAGGATCTCCTGCGCGGTGGTGCGCGAGTGCATGTCGGCGTTGGCTTCGTTTTCAAATTGTCGCGTATAGTACCAGCCATGCTTCTCCGCCAACTCGACGGTCTTGTTCACCATGCCGACGGCGCGCGCAGAGGCCGGCGTGAGAATCACTTTCGCGCCGAGGAACCGCATCAGCTTGCGGCGCTCAATGCTGAAGGTCTCCGCCATGGTGACCACCAGCGGATAGCCCTTGGCCGCGCACACCATCGCCAGGCCAATACCGGTGTTGCCGCTGGTTGCTTCGACTACCGTTTGTCCCGGCTTCAGCTTGCCGCTGCGTTCCGCCTCTTCAATCACGCCCAGCGCAAGGCGGTCCTTGACCGAGCCCAGCGGATTGAAGGCTTCGACCTTTACATACAAGTTGACGTCGGGAGGCGCCAATCGATTGATCTTTACGACCGGCGTGTTGCCGACC
It encodes:
- the cysK gene encoding cysteine synthase A, producing MSKYANITETVGNTPVVKINRLAPPDVNLYVKVEAFNPLGSVKDRLALGVIEEAERSGKLKPGQTVVEATSGNTGIGLAMVCAAKGYPLVVTMAETFSIERRKLMRFLGAKVILTPASARAVGMVNKTVELAEKHGWYYTRQFENEANADMHSRTTAQEILKDFAGERLDYWVTGFGTGGTLKGVARVLAKERPDTKIVVCEPDDAPMLSSGVEQERNADGSAKSGHPSWKPHPMQGWSPDFIAKLAGDAMASKAISQVLRISNADAMKCSKELAKKEGVFVGITSGGTFAGALQIANAAPKGSTILCMLPDTGERYLSTPLFADVSVDMTEEEWEIARSTPACILQPPQQT
- a CDS encoding PDZ domain-containing protein; the protein is MKRFMRPYIQVALLGAAITIAPATARSQAMRITQIAEEPNPLLLHSSSQGYLGVLVGDVDNDSAAKLKLKDVRGAVVTLIDHDAPAAQVGLRVNDVLLEVNGQAVESAEAFGRMMREIPPGRKVTMVISRDGANQTLTVQLADRKKLDTDVWNKLNSGSDISTPVQGLAILGNGAGGDAPLPGGFHIPFVGNSTLKVGAMVEPLTAQMADYLGVPNGLMVKQVVRKSEAAAAGMKAFDVILKVGPDSIATVSDWERSMRANQGKAVQVTILRERKQQTLNLQVDSKKKSELDFDEIFPDSDCPLMAFADPDVAGDLVRHFSIDASAAQSMREQAEALQDQLGDLKDRSGVFAFEFSPQQAEEFRKQAEQFRDNLKGQNFGIDQNQLDQMHQQMEQFNNDLFGKDQFKIDPKQMDELKRQMQEFQRQMEDLKSLEFGHMV